From Triticum aestivum cultivar Chinese Spring chromosome 4A, IWGSC CS RefSeq v2.1, whole genome shotgun sequence, a single genomic window includes:
- the LOC123082393 gene encoding premnaspirodiene oxygenase: MEDATYNAILLVLLAVSMIYFFRPSSARRPPGPRTLPIIGSVHHFVNTLVHRRLRDLAGVHGPIMMLKIGPMPLVVVTSRELAREVLKVQDPNFANRPRLLVGGICGYGWTDIIFAPTSDYWRKIRKLCIHEILSPKRVLQFQFIREEEVQRQVDLIRAAAAAGEPVDVTRMVYDISSRTISRSAFGEVRPDMPVFQHAIKRVVGLSSGFNVPDLFPRLKELLGEATGMKRKLREIHRTFDDILVDIIEGRRRVRADRIAAGKDVVDENVVDVMLSLQKGDNPWGFPVTDNTIKAVVLDMFAGGTGTSGSSTEWAMSEIMRTPRVMKKLQDEVRRAFHGKDNISETDLRSNSVRYLKLTMKEAIRLHPAAPLLVPRESIETTEIGGYVVPAKSRMVVNAWAISRDPRYWKDPEEFVPERFEQDGAVDFHGLHFEFTPFGAGRRMCPGYNYGLAGMELTLLQLMYHFDWRLPAGVDEVDMAESMGLGVRRKNPLMLCATPYVVPPPAAPLAST, encoded by the exons ATGGAGGACGCCACGTACAACGCCATCCTCCTGGTCCTCCTGGCCGTGTCCATGATCTACTTCTTCAGGCCGTCCTCGGCGCGCCGGCCGCCGGGCCCGCGCACGTTGCCGATCATCGGGAGCGTGCACCACTTCGTGAACACGCTGGTGCACCGGAGGCTCCGGGACCTGGCCGGCGTGCACGGGCCCATCATGATGCTCAAGATCGGGCCGATGCCGCTGGTGGTGGTGACGTCGCGGGAGCTGGCGCGCGAGGTGCTCAAGGTGCAGGACCCCAACTTCGCCAACCGGCCCCGGCTGCTCGTGGGCGGCATCTGCGGCTACGGCTGGACCGACATCATCTTCGCCCCAACCAGCGACTACTGGCGCAAGATCCGCAAGCTCTGCATCCACGAGATCCTCAGCCCCAAGCGCGTGCTCCAGTTCCAGTTCATACGCGAGGAGGAGGTGCAGAGGCAGGTGGACctcatccgcgccgccgccgcggccggcgaGCCGGTCGACGTCACCAGGATGGTGTACGACATCAGCAGCCGGACCATCTCTAGGTCCGCGTTCGGGGAGGTGCGGCCGGACATGCCGGTGTTCCAGCATGCCATCAAGCGCGTTGTCGGGCTGTCCAGCGGGTTCAACGTGCCTGACCTCTTCCCGCGGCTCAAGGAGCTGCTCGGCGAGGCCACCGGGATGAAGAGGAAGCTGCGGGAGATCCACCGAACGTTCGACGACATACTCGTGGACATCATCGAGGGGAGGCGGAGGGTGCGCGCTGACAGGATTGCTGCCGGTAAGGATGTCGTCGATGAGAATGTCGTCGACGTCATGCTCTCCTTGCAGAAGGGCGACAACCCCTGGGGGTTCCCAGTCACGGACAACACCATCAAAGCAGTCGTACTG GACATGTTTGCCGGCGGCACGGGGACCTCCGGCTCATCGACGGAGTGGGCGATGTCCGAGATCATGCGCACCCCGCGCGTGATGAAGAAGCTGCAGGACGAGGTCCGGCGAGCCTTCCACGGCAAGGACAACATCAGCGAGACGGACCTCCGCAGCAACAGCGTCAGGTACCTCAAGCTCACCATGAAGGAGGCGATCCGGCTACACCCGGCGGCGCCGCTACTGGTGCCTAGGGAGAGCATCGAGACGACGGAGATTGGCGGGTACGTGGTGCCGGCCAAGTCAAGGATGGTGGTGAACGCGTGGGCCATCTCCAGGGACCCGCGCTACTGGAAGGACCCCGAGGAGTTCGTGCCGGAGCGGTTCGAGCAGGACGGCGCCGTCGATTTCCATGGCCTCCACTTCGAGTTCACGCCGTTCGGGGCCGGGAGGAGGATGTGCCCAGGGTACAACTACGGGCTCGCCGGCATGGAGCTCACGCTGCTGCAGCTCATGTACCACTTCGACTGGAGGCTGCCCGCCGGCGTGGACGAGGTGGACATGGCGGAGTCCATGGGGCTCGGCGTGCGCAGGAAGAACCCTCTTATGCTCTGCGCCACTCCCTACGTTGTCCCTCCTCCTGCTGCTCCCTTAGCTTCGACATGA